From Manihot esculenta cultivar AM560-2 unplaced genomic scaffold, M.esculenta_v8 Scaffold17, whole genome shotgun sequence, one genomic window encodes:
- the LOC122722586 gene encoding receptor-like protein 56: MGFYLSNPDKIALNLHLPWVDWDSSEIVEVEFATKYRYNSYKGDIINSMAGIDLSCNELSGSIPQEIGDLHEIRSLNLSHNHITGSIPVSFSNLRSLESLDLGNNNLSGEIPSELVALTFLETFNVSYNNLSGRVPNGAQFGTFDENNYRGNPGLCGERIHKSCKSDEAPQTPPPSADVEEEDEGVLIWCGSIGVSVEPMSQSYWCWQQSSASTGIGACCGFIMLMFVFIQFPFGFVGTDFKQ, encoded by the coding sequence ATGGGTTTCTATTTGAGTAATCCCGATAAAATCGCTCTTAATCTCCATTTGCCATGGGTAGATTGGGATTCTTCAGAAATTGTGGAAGTGGAATTTGCAACGAAATATAGATACAACTCCTACAAGGGTGATATTATCAACTCAATGGCAGGAATAGATCTATCATGCAATGAGTTAAGTGGCAGCATTCCTCAAGAAATTGGAGACCTGCATGAAATTCGATCATTGAATTTGTCTCACAATCATATAACAGGATCTATACCAGTCAGTTTTTCAAATCTAAGGAGTTTAGAGAGCTTAGATCTTGGCAACAATAATTTGAGTGGTGAAATCCCGAGTGAACTAGTTGCGCTGACCTTTTTGGAAACTTTCAATGTTTCATACAACAATTTATCAGGTAGAGTTCCTAATGGAGCGCAATTTGGAACTTTCGATGAAAACAATTACAGAGGTAATCCTGGTCTCTGTGGAGAACGCATTCATAAGAGCTGCAAAAGTGATGAAGCTCCACAAACACCGCCACCATCTGCTGATGTAGAAGAGGAAGATGAAGGGGTATTGATATGGTGTGGTTCTATTGGAGTTTCAGTGGAGCCTATGTCACAATCCTATTGGTGTTGGCAGCAATCCTCCGCATCAACAGGCATTGGCGCATGTTGTGGTTTtattatgttgatgtttgtattTATTCAATTTCCATTTGGGTTTGTCGGAACTGATTTCAAGCAATAG